GGAATGAGGATATAATACATGAATATCCCTACTCTATTGAGGTGTGTAAGAAAAAAAAATGACTGATACCTGAAACTGACTAATTTTAgatataaaatataaatagaATCTATTAGAACAAACATGCacataacacacacacatactatGTTTCTATTCATTCTTGATCATGATATTAAGTACTAATCTCTGGAATATTAAACTTGTGAAGACCTTTCTTAGGTTTGTTAAGATTGAGAGTTGGAATTTTGTTGAAATGGTTGTATCATATATGTGATCAGATTACACAATAGTTCttttaaaatttaagatttaTGATGATCATTATCCAAAAACAATTTCATGGCCCAGTTGTGATAATTTTCCTCCCCAACAAATGATGCATTGTTTACTGTTTTTGCGCAAGAAAGACAAAAAATATAGCCACGGATGCCTGTAATTCTGGACTGCATGTCTGTAGGGGTCTGGTTATATCCAACTTCAGACTATGCAGACTGGTAATAACTGAGGTAACTGATTACCTATATAATTACCATCATAATCTTGCATATAGagcttctttttttctttttctttcttttttgcTAAATCTTGCAGTGAGAGTTGTTAACTACATATGTATTCATTGTCTCACCATATCTTACTATACTGAATTCAGATAAACTATCATTGTATGGTACTGCTCTATCCAACTACATTCAAGACGAGCTCAAAATCATGCTTCATTTTATTAATATGATTAGAGGCATACACAAAATTTAGTAGAACTGTGATGATTATCACATTGAAAATAATCATATACAAGATACTAACACCAAAGATCTCCGTAGTATATCATATATACACGAATAATTAGACCGGCCGGGATTTTCCGAAAATGTCAGAACCGTTTCGGCCCTCGAGGCAGGCCTTACCGGGCTTTGTTTTTGGCCGGATCGGATCGTGCCGGactttttttctaatttaaaacGGATCGAGTTTTATTAGAGATTCTAAAGACCacatatgttagcaactagatcatcgtaaaaatatATCAGTTTgcataaaatattttatgaaaacattacttcgttgaaaatatttaagtttggcaaaaaataaacaagtttattgaataatatgttttatcaatgttatcCAAATATATATCGTGTACTTgttatatcttctttcattaatCGTGCAATAAAGTATAAATataaatgcggtttaccttgttTCACGTGTTTTTGCAGACTATTACCTTAGCctgagcccgtagggtttatccagtgcgcacccaaagggtagcggctgcgggttatctacgataaatatatatatatataatattattaatcacacgaatatgtaaatatatatctatttaaagtattatttatatttatagtaaatgtaaattcataaatatataagaaaatatattagaataatcagattttaacCGGGCTTTTAATCGGGTCGGGCTAAAGACCGGGCCGGGCCGAAGCCCGGGCTTTTAACCGGACCGGGCCGGGTTTTGTttaaaaatatagggcccgtcgagACCCTAAGCCTGGGCCGGGACCGAGTCGAGCTTTGATGGGGTCGGGTTTGACCAGACTTTGACGGATCGGGCCGGACCAGATTTTCGGGGCATCTCTTAGCACGATACTAATATGAGATATCTTGGTAGTATCCGAAGCAGACCTCAACATCAAGAGGTTTCTATGAAAATTTCCACAAATTCTACTGGTTTAAGATCTATACGGCAGACATAAACATTTAGCATATAGTTTTAGCACTCAACATGAATTTCATACGCAGCTGAAAAGATTATACAAACGGCACAAATTATAAGTGGGTTGCTAAAAGAAGATTATCATGACATTGTGGTTTGTCCACCAAGTAAAAAGATTAGCAGTTACCAATTCACTTTCATTTGTATCACAGAACTCGGTGCTACCTCCTACCGAACTCCAATTATCGAATGCATGTATATCTCACTACAAACCCCCCAACAAGGATATATGTATTAATCACAAAGCAGAGAAAGTAAACAGATGATGAACCGTGTTAACATCAAACATCAttgaaattaaaatataaaaactGTATATCCAACAACTTCTTTCACAACAGTTACCAGGAAAGCAAAGACAAATATACTACTTCATTCGATGACTCATATACAAATGAGTTAAAAGGTTCTTTTCTTTGATATTAGAAATCCATGATATATACTGAGCAGGTCTAGTTATCACCCTGTCTGAGCATACGCAAAATGGTAAGGAACAGATTGAGGATATCCAGGTAGAGAGTGACTGTAGCCCAAATGTACTCATCATAGTTGAATCGCTTAATTAGGTTCTGTGTGTCATAAACAATGTAGCCTGAGAAAACTACTGCACTGATTCCACCATAAACAGCAGTTGAAGTAGATCCAAGAGGAAAGAACATCTGCACAATTATCCAAATTAGAAAAAAACAAAACACTGCCCAACTATTTCGTGCCCGTTTATACCAGAGACAGGAAGGAGTACCTGGAGAAAACTTGTCAAGAGGAGAACGAAAAGGCTGGTAAACAAAATTGGTCCTAGATAGCTGAAGTCCTTGCCCTTCTTAGAAGCCCAGAAAGTGTAAGCAGTGAGAGATGCAACAACAGCTGAAGTCAAAATCAATGCTTCAAGCACAATCTTTCCTGGAAAAAAATCAATTAAGAAAATGAGTGATCAAATCAATCTTCGCCAGATGAACAGACCCAAAACCAAAAACCACCAACCGTCAGTATTGGCACAGCTAACACCAACAGTGATGCTAAGGCACGATGTCCAGAGTCCAAGTAAAATCAGATTAAGTGGATGTTTCTGCTGATACACGTACAAGGGCCACAACACTGCATAAAACACGGTCATTATTTTAGCACAGGTTATACTATAATGGTCAAAGGCCCCCAGTGCAGAGTTCTTCCTAAGAAAACAAACTTTTTCATCTCATCATATGCACAAGTGATACAGAAAGTTACGGTCTTTGTTCTGTTCCCTCTCCTCATCTATGCACAGATACTACAATGATGGCCTTTAGTTCCGGGAATTAATTATACCACAAGAAGCAAAACGATAACAACGATGGAAAGTACTAAACCTTAtgtcttatatatatatatatatatgtgtgtgtgtgtgtgtgtgtgtgcaccTTATAAAAATTAAACACATTTACTTATTCCTTTTTTATCCACCTTTTAACTTCTAAGTACGTAGATCTATTTCCTGGTTCATCAACATGGAAGTAAAGCAAAGtcaactagaaatgagctttaGAACCACCAAAGAGGTAGAAGTTGACAATTCTTAGGGTCAATGAGTTTACTAGCAACGATTAAAATAGGTATGGCTTGTACAAAGCTCATCAAATATCAAATATATATTACAAATATGCATATCAAGCAGAGAATGAGCGATTTTGATGAGAGAAAACGATGATCATGCATGTAGCAAATAACAGAATAAGTCTTTCAGAAATGATATGAACATGAACAATAAGATCCCCATTAAAAAGAAAACCAATTCATATAAACATCATAAGAAAATGGAGATCATGATATATATAATGAGCACTGCAATAAACATATAATGCCACAAATATACAAATTAATCCAATAGTTCCTTCCACAAATTCACCTAAAATCAATAACAATGATAAAAAACCACAAtttgaaaaactaaaaaaaaaaaaattaatcttCCATACAACAAAAACAACATAAACCCTCACACGAATTACTCGAAAACTCGAACCACAAACCCCAACAGCAAATACAAATATCTACACATCCAATTCACCGAATCCACAGATCATCCCCAATATAAAACCCAAATTCACagcaaaaaaaaagaagaagaaaactAATCCCAATTCAAACACAAAATTCAGATCATCCccaaaatcaaaactcaatttcACCAAAAAAAAACAATTTTAACCCCCAATTACATCAAAACTACACAAAATTAAAACCCTAAACCCCCAATTGAACCACAAAACAACAAAACCACAGATCCAATTAAACAAAAAGAAGAATAACTCGATCCAACCCTAACAATTCAATTAAATACTTACAAACGAGCGGCAAGAAAAGGAGAAACATGAGAAGGCCAGAATTGCCCCTAAGAACTTCATTAACCGGAGCATAAAGAACGGTGACGGAGGAGATGAGAGTGGTGAGAATCATCTGAGCGGCGAGAATGCCGTAGACTTTGCGAATAAACCCCCAACGAAGCTGATTCTCGCCATGGCTAAGACCTGGGTATAGAGTTGTTGATGTTCCTGATTCGATGTCTACATCTTCTTTGCTGCTTATGCTTGTGAATCCGTACATTTTTGTATTATATGTATAGGCTGTATGTATTGTCCTTGGGGAGAGGGAGGTAGTGGGGATGATGACAATGTTATGTATAGACGACTTGTGTTGATAATAATAGCTGGTGGGTTGGGGCAATTtgtaattttctttttcttttcttttttggAGATATTTCTTTTCATGATTGCCGAGTATATAGAATGCATCAcactattttttatttattttttactAATTTGGCTTATAAGCCTTACAATTAAGTATTAGTCCTGACAAATTTCGGGGTAATCGAGAATCGAACCAAGAACCTGGGACGACGAGAGATAAGTTCTTAACCACTTGAGATATATCATCGCACTCATGCATCACACTATTTTGGTTTgaaatttatatcaaaataatgTAAAAATTGCACTATTTTTATATTCATCTCTAACTCACATACACTAAATTTATACTATTTTTGTATTATATAGATTCTTTTAGATAAGAAAAACAAGGGTCATATTGTAATTAATAAAAACTCTAAAAATTTGGCATAACATCAAATTTGGTGTAATTTTTGATGCAATATCAAAATGGTGTAAGGTTTAGAGTTGAGTTGGAGAAAATTTTTACACTAAAATGATGTCATACTACAAATTTGAAGTTATATAGAAGATGGTCTAAATGCATTAAAATTTTGCTTGGTACAGTAAAATTACACATTTAACCCTAGCTTATTTTGTGTGCAACGTCTGATATTTTGGATGATCATTACATGCAATGGCAAGACTTTGCAAATCAGTTTCAAACACACAGCACCGCTGATGTCCTCTGCTGGTGACACAGGAAATCGCCTCCTTAATTCCAATCACCTCTGCCTCTCTTGAACTCCAAGCTCCCTCAACTTTACGACATCTAGCCCCAATAAAACACCTTGAGAATCTCTTATAACTGCTCCAATACCAATACTCCCATAGGTGAACACTGTCGCTTCCATATTTATTTTTAACCACTCGTCAGTTGGTTTCCGCCACACTCTATCTCCCTGATCCTCCTGGCCTCTGTGATTTCTTATATGTATCTGGGCTTCTTTCTATTCACTGAGTAAACTAATTGCAACATTTTTTACACCATAAACAGAACCATTGATTTTTTTCCCAAACCCATGTATTCCTTATGTTCCAGATACTTCAGCTGATCATCCCAATTGCTCTTTATTACAAATCTGAAAAAATGTTTGAAGAACTTATGCACTAGTTAAATGTTGTACAACTTGAAACACATGTGATAATCCAGATGTATACCCAAGCGTTTTTGCAAACTCACATGTGAATAACACATGCACATCCGTTTCCAACGCACTGTGACACCAAGGACAATGATCATTCACAATCACTCATTTACCCGCTAATGCATACAATGCAGGTAAAACACCTTTACTAACTCGCCAGAGGAAATTTGTAACTTTACATGGAAGCTTCAAGGACCAAAGTGTCTTCCAAAATCGTTGATTTGTATCATCCATCTCCCCTTGAATCCATCT
This sequence is a window from Apium graveolens cultivar Ventura chromosome 9, ASM990537v1, whole genome shotgun sequence. Protein-coding genes within it:
- the LOC141682766 gene encoding BI1-like protein produces the protein MYGFTSISSKEDVDIESGTSTTLYPGLSHGENQLRWGFIRKVYGILAAQMILTTLISSVTVLYAPVNEVLRGNSGLLMFLLFLPLVLLWPLYVYQQKHPLNLILLGLWTSCLSITVGVSCANTDGKIVLEALILTSAVVASLTAYTFWASKKGKDFSYLGPILFTSLFVLLLTSFLQMFFPLGSTSTAVYGGISAVVFSGYIVYDTQNLIKRFNYDEYIWATVTLYLDILNLFLTILRMLRQGDN